The Candidatus Dormiibacterota bacterium sequence CGCGGAGAGCACGCGATCCTGCTTCAGAACGTCGGGCTTCGAGTAGACGTGGTGGTCGTTATAGAGTATGGGTATTTGCCCCGACGGCGGAGAGCCGAAGTTGGGCGGCGGCGCCTGATCCGAGGCCTGCGCGAGCGCATTAGGTCCAATGTTGCCATGCGTTGCAGAGGCCGATGGAGCAGCGACCGCGTTGAGTCCGAGACCGGCTGCGAGCAGCGCGGTGAGGATCCCGATGCTCAGTGGCTTCAACGCTTCCTCCTAAGGTCATTCGCGACCATGACCTTCGGGCCGTTCTCGGTCGGGCAGGCTCTTTCGAAGACGCCTCCGACGGAACTACCGATCGATCACCTTAATCATAGATAATAGAGCCGAACAGTGTCGCCACCTGTACGAATTCGAACAAGTACGCAATGGTTTTCCCGTTTGGACCGGCCGGATCTCGAGGTCGCCGAGCGCCCTCCCGAGATCGGTCGGGGGACCGTGGCCCGAAGCGGTCGGTCCTGTCGTGGCCGAACGGTGGCCGTCGCTGATCGAAGAAGCCAACTCGAGGACTGCATCCGGGGCGTTGCGCCGCATCGTCGGGCGCCACGCGGCATCGCTCATTACGAATGAGGAACGGCAAAACCCAAGGCATTGATAGACTTGCGCATTACGTGCTTATCGAATAGGGCTTGCGGGTGTGGAAGACGTGCACTATGCGGAGCTCCCGCCGCTCGTCTACCACGACGGAGGCTATCGCGCCGTCACTTGACGCAGAAGCGTTTTGCGCGGCGCAGGCATGGGTACCTTGCTTTCTACAATGCCGAGGAAGCGCACGACACGCAAGAAGGCCCGCAAGTACGGGCCCAAGGCTCAGCAGGAGGTTGAACGCTCGATGCACGAGATGAAGCGTGGGAAGCTGAGAGCCGGGCGTTCGGGTAAGGTCACGAGCCGTAAGCAGGCTATCGCGATTGGACTCTCCGAAGCGCGAGAAGCCGGCGGCAAAGTGCCGAAGAAGAAAAGCTCGCGCAAGAAGATCTCCCGTAAGAAACCTCGCAAGAAGTCGTAGAAAGGCGGAGAGGGAATGGCCGGTTTATTGTGGACGATCATCGTCGTCCTCGTCGTCCTGTGGCTGATCGGGTTCTTATTCGTTCACATCGGCGGCGGACTGATTCACATCCTGCTCGTGATCGCGGTGGTTCTCTTGATCTGGAACCTGCTGATGGGGCGCGGCGCGCGCATCTAGCTCGTCACGCAGCGGAATGTCGCGCGCTTGAATCGCATTGAGTCGTAAGAGATTCATCGCGATGTCTTTCCGTGGCGCCGAGCGTCGCGGCCGTGGCGAC is a genomic window containing:
- a CDS encoding lmo0937 family membrane protein is translated as MAGLLWTIIVVLVVLWLIGFLFVHIGGGLIHILLVIAVVLLIWNLLMGRGARI
- a CDS encoding DUF6496 domain-containing protein gives rise to the protein MPRKRTTRKKARKYGPKAQQEVERSMHEMKRGKLRAGRSGKVTSRKQAIAIGLSEAREAGGKVPKKKSSRKKISRKKPRKKS